The genome window tGTCTAGTTTCCTACAGCTGTTATATGAAAGATGTGAGTAGGGAAAACACCATAGAACACTGCGTGGGAGCCAACTACCATATTCATGCCCCAGTTTCACCCGTTACTCAAAAAGAAAAATGAACTGGCTAACTCAAGATTCTGCAATTCCTTTAAAGCTCAATCAACTCACAACAATTCACGGTATGGGTTACAACATAAAAAAAATTCAAACGACCATGCATAACCAAAATCACCAATCTCCAATTCCTTGGCTGAACACCAACAGGGATCACTGCTGGAAAACCCGCAGCAAATTTGGGGTAAGAGAGCTAGAGATAAACCCGCAGCAACTGTAAGACTGCCATGTTCTCCGTATGTCAGGACATAGTGTAACAAATATCTGCATTGATCAAAAAGCAGCATCAGCCAACAATTCCTTTTAAGCTTCCCCTACCGAAATAAGAGCAGGAACATACATACCCCGTCAAACAAACAGTGTTGAGAGCATGCGATGACGGTAGCCCATATTATATGGCATTTTCCTTCTCATCTTCTATAGTTGTCACTCTTCTAATGGGCAGAGAGCATGGCCGAGGGGCTGACACCATATCCTGCGTTCAGAAAGATCGAGAGTGTCAGTGATTAAACTAAAGCGTGTACCTTCAATTGTATACAAGCAGATGGCAAAACCTTGACAGAGTTGCCGAGGTAGTCATAGAAAGCCATGAGGAGGGTCATCTGCCTAGCCAGCCTGCCGTGTCCACTCTGCAAGATATagatttttttcaaaaaaaaaagaatTTAGGATCAAAGGGAATTAGTACCGAGAATACAGAAAGCAAGGCAATAAAACCAGTGGGACATGAGAGAGAAGGCATACCCAGAACAGGAGAGGGAGGAATCCCGTGTAGAAGGGCACGAAGATAACACATGACAACACAGAGAAGAAATTGTCCAGCATCTTGTGCTCCAACTTCTGCAATGATTCAACACATGAGAAACACCGAAGACAATTAAACCTACGAAACTAAAACATCGTAGTTTTTTACAAGACAACCATTCCATTCAAGTTTGATGTAAGACAGTAAGAGAATGAACCTTAGTCAGGTTCATCTTAAATTTACTAAGCAAGTTAATCCTACCAGCACCGAAGTTAATTCATGGTAGCA of Zea mays cultivar B73 chromosome 8, Zm-B73-REFERENCE-NAM-5.0, whole genome shotgun sequence contains these proteins:
- the LOC103635938 gene encoding lipid phosphate phosphatase delta; this encodes MLGLVLQINCYHELTSVLKLEHKMLDNFFSVLSCVIFVPFYTGFLPLLFWSGHGRLARQMTLLMAFYDYLGNSVKVLPSACIQLKVHALV